The proteins below come from a single Procambarus clarkii isolate CNS0578487 chromosome 54, FALCON_Pclarkii_2.0, whole genome shotgun sequence genomic window:
- the LOC123771316 gene encoding transient receptor potential cation channel subfamily A member 1 homolog isoform X1: MEDQEIPYTTEALVARLHQLCTTTSGPVADRLQEVEELLQRCPGIINQRGSRNHPAIHTAAENDEHQVMEVLIRQGADIEALGGSHSVTPLICAITRQAQRCFKLLIEKGANVRAVGGDKKCVLQVAVEQSRDNGGMVAVLLDQGASLQDKEPKSGHTPVHTATLIGDPEVLQLLLRHCPDAANIIDNRDNTPLHLAAEKGHRDCCSVLLKFGANMAACNKLKETPLHLAVRASFKSTCEMLLSKCENINSKDNNGDTPLICSAASQKHSSKDILELILQYKPDVNITNSNGDNALHVVAKRGYHEKCWLLVAAGADCNYRNQAGLTPLHYATKKKFPECCAAILNLPFTDDPYQSSMLKACDKQEDRGNVINDCVDSMSTTRLADVNITSKEGKTPLHYSLEKGSVECCMLLLKRRAKVVLPTLSGDTPLHLAAYAGLDECCRHLIQKGASVNAVNNLNRTPLHLAAQRGSLLCCQVLQKRGANVNLSDSDKMTPLHIAAKIGVAECCTFLIKKNAKLSATDKNGMIPLHWAASEGHLGCCKEMITEENYWQLFKMDDKGQTPLVIAFTKRHDDIFCYLLQKMCDPKKSKRSEAHKFSCLNEFLTTSINDKRNKATEAIVNSQQWEKAFAPTEAKERSMNLEQLIRKFPKLVKVVLDKCIKCVGGDQETFVFYLLDDTYYSLEGNLSGEGNRRRLPYCDDGTLRPDALMKAPDEDHWRQHHPLNIMVECQELELLKHRLCQRLMREKWDRYVATVFYCLLLLSAAFVLALSGYVTVACDWDYVEKAMKVSQDMVCGCLRGRRVLAADLGASACPSTSSPTSVPETVLVQSAAHRLIRLITLFLLLLRVVIEACKLQHLRGTHLRTEKTVQAVCYVTATVLLVDWTECTAATGVREDWQWCCGVVSVLLAWYELILLLGMMPQFGVYLFILNDFLKTILKLFGLMFLQVVAFTFAFHMLMRGNYAFNNFPRAIMKILTMMLGDLSYDDHFSNTESPLPYPTISNLLLLCFLAVMVIGMINLVTNLPQGELEKAKDEAQLINLSSRVNLLLAIESWFPALRKRYTVGWVTERVQQDKIQDVDSGASSSLTSTNSPCRVCCNVMSEQTHRLVEDLVGQIREQNMILEELRSRLSRDEEPREPQGTG; encoded by the exons ACGGAGGCGCTGGTGGCGAGGCTGCACCAGCTCTGCACGACCACGTCCGGGCCAGTAGCGGACCGGCTGCAGGAGGTGGAGGAGCTGCTGCAGCGCTGCCCGGGGATTATAAACCAACGTGGTAGCAGAAATCATCCCGCCATACACACGGCAGCTGAGAACGACGAACATCA GGTGATGGAGGTGCTTATCCGTCAGGGCGCTGATATAGAGGCGCTGGGAGGCAGTCACAGCGTCACCCCGCTCATCTGCGCCATCACCAGGCAGGCCCAGCGATGTTTCAAGCTCCTCATTGAAAA GGGTGCAAACGTCCGTGCGGTTGGAGGAGACAAGAAGTGCGTTCTTCAGGTGGCGGTTGAGCAGAGTAGAGATAACGGGGGTATGGTGGCTGTCCTGCTTGACCAGGGAGCCTCCCTACAGGACAAGGAACCCAAGTCTGGCCACACGCCGGTGCATACAGCGACTCTCATTGGCGATCCGGAGGTGTTGCAACTCTTGCTGAGACACTGCCCTGATGCAGCGAACATTATCGACAATAGGGACAACACGCCACTGCATCTGGCTGCTGAGAAAGGTCATAGAGATTGCTGTTCAGTGCTTTTGAAGTTCGGGGCAAACATGGCTGCTTGTAATAAACTGAAAGAAACTCCACTGCACCTAGCGGTCAGGGCAAGCTTTAAAAGTACCTGTGAAATGTTATTAAGCAAATGTGAAAACATTAACAGCAAAGACAATAACGGCGATACACCTTTAATATGTAGCGCTGCATCTCAGAAACATTCATCTAAGGACATATTAGAGCTGATATTGCAGTACAAACCAGACGTGAACATCACTAACTCTAACGGGGACAATGCTCTGCACGTTGTTGCTAAGCGAGGCTACCACGAAAAGTGCTGGCTGCTGGTGGCCGCCGGGGCAGACTGCAACTACAGGAACCAAGCCGGCCTCACTCCTCTCCATTATGCTACAAAGAAAAAGTTTCCAGAGTGCTGTGCTGCTATTTTGAATTTACCCTTTACTGATGACCCTTATCAGTCTTCCATGTTGAAAGCCTGTGATAAGCAAGAGGACAGAGGAAATGTCATCAATGATTGCGTTGATAGTATGAGCACCACTAGGCTAGCCGATGTGAATATTACAAGTAAGGAAGGTAAGACTCCACTTCACTATTCTCTTGAGAAAGGTTCTGTAGAATGCTGTATGCTGCTACTCAAGAGGAGAGCCAAAGTGGTTCTTCCGACTCTGAGTGGTGATACTCCTTTGCACCTTGCAGCCTATGCAGGCCTAGATGAATGCTGTAGACATCTTATACAAAAAGGAGCTTCAGTTAATGCTGTTAACAATCTGAACAGAACACCTCTCCATTTAGCAGCACAGCGTGGCTCCTTGTTGTGTTGTCAAGTGCTCCAGAAGAGAGGAGCCAACGTCAATCTCTCTGACAGTGACAAGATGACGCCCCTACACATCGCGGCCAAAATTGGCGTAGCTGAATGTTGCACATTTCTAATTAAAAAGAATGCAAAGCTTTCAGCAACTGATAAGAACGGGATGATTCCCCTTCACTGGGCAGCTTCTGAGGGGCACCTAGGTTGTTGCAAAGAGATGATCACAGAAGAAAACTACTGGCAACTCTTCAAAATGGATGACAAAGGCCAGACTCCTTTAGTTATTGCCTTCACAAAACGACAtgatgatatattttgctacttactTCAAAAGATGTGTGACCCCAAGAAATCCAAACGATCTGAAGCACATAAATTCAGCTGTCTTAACGAATTTCTCACTACTAGCATCAATGATAAACGCAA CAAAGCCACGGAGGCGATAGTCAACAGTCAACAGTGGGAGAAAGCATTCGCTCCGACTGAAGCCAAGGAGAGAAGCATGAACCTTGAACAGCTTATCCGAAAGTTCCCGAAACTGGTAAAG GTAGTCCTGGACAAGTGCATCAAATGCGTGGGTGGTGATCAAGAGACCTTCGTGTTCTACCTTCTTGATGACACCTACTACAGTCTGGAAG GAAACCTCTCTGGGGAAGGGAACCGCAGAAGGCTGCCATACTGTGATGACGGGACACTGAGACCAGACGCCCTCATGAAGGCCCCTGACGAAGATCACTGGAGgcaacaccaccctctcaacaTCATGGTCGA GTGCCAGGAGCTGGAGCTGCTGAAGCACCGCTTGTGTCAGCGGCTGATGAGAGAGAAGTGGGACCGCTACGTGGCTACTGTGTTCtactgtctcctcctcctctccgcaGCATTCGTCCTGGCTCTCTCCGGCTACGTCACCGTCGCCTG TGACTGGGACTACGTGGAGAAGGCGATGAAGGTGTCGCAGGACATGGTGTGCGGGTGCCTGCGTGGGAGACGTGTTCTGGCGGCTGATCTTGGGGCCTCTGCTtgtccctccacctcctctcccacttctgtTCCG GAGACTGTACTGGTACAGAGTGCTGCCCACCGCCTCATCAGACTCAtcactctcttcctccttcttcttAGAGTGGTCATAGAAGCATGCAAGCTGCAACAC CTGCGGGGTACGCATCTTCGGACTGAGAAGACGGTACAGGCGGTGTGCTACGTCACGGCTACGGTACTGCTCGTGGACTGGACGGAGTGTACCGCTGCCACTGGGGTACGGGAG GATTGGcagtggtgctgtggtgttgtgtCGGTGCTGCTGGCATGGTATGAACTCATTCTCCTGCTGGGCATGATGCCCCAATTTGGTGTCTACCTCTTCATTCTAAACGACTTCCTAAAAACCATCCTAAAGCTATTTGGACTCATGTTTCTTCAAGTGGTGGCATTCACCTTTGCCTTCCATATGTTAATGAGAGGGAACTATGCCTTCAATAACTTCCCTCGGGCCATCATGAAGATCCTGACCATGATGCTGGGAGATCTGAGTTACGACGACCACTTCAGCAACACAGAGAGTCCCTTGCCATACCCGACCATCAGCAACCTTCTCCTCTTGTGTTTCCTGGCGGTTATGGTCATTGGAATGATCAATCTAGTCACTAACCTTCCGCAGGGAGAGTTGGAGAAGGCTAAGGATGAGGCCCAGCTTATAAATTTGTCTAGTCGGGTCAACCTGCTGCTTGCTATTGAGTCGTGGTTTCCAGCATTAAGGAAGCGCTACACTGTTGGCTGGGTGACTGAGAGAGTCCAGCAGGATAAGATACAGGATGTGGACTCCGGTGCTTCCAGCAGCCTGACCAGCACCAACTCCCCATGCAGAGTCTGCTGTAATGTTATGTCCGAGCAGACCCACAGGTTAGTCGAGGATCTGGTCGGCCAGATTCGTGAACAAAACATGATTCTGGAGGAACTGAGGTCACGTCTATCTCGAGATGAGGAGCCGCGTGAACCACAAGGTACAGGATAA